The nucleotide sequence TGGGATAGAGTATTGTTGCACTTGGTGTCTGGTCCAGGGCACACATCTCTTGGACGCCCGGACAATCGGTCGACTCAATCCTCTTGGCTACATCGTTCTCTGGAACACGCAAGGGAGGCAAAGATGATGAACCGTCCACGCACAGGAGTCACACTCACATGGATTGCACGCATTCTCATGATCGCATTTATCCTGTTCCTGACAATGTTTTCACTGGACGTGTTCGAGATGGAAGGGACGTTCCTCGAGAAGCTGGGTGGGTTCGTGATGCACTCCATCCCGTCGTTGATCCTCGTGGTGGTCCTGCTGGTCTCGTGGAGGAATCCGCTCCTCGGCGGCGTCCTGACTCTCGCGTCCGCCGCAGCGCTCATGCTGCGCTGGCGGCTATGGGAAATCCTGGAGTTCGCGACGATGATCCTGCCCCTGGTTGTTGTCGGGATCCTCTTCATCGCAGCCCATTTTGTGAGCAAGAAGCGGGTGCCGGGCTCTTCCTCCTAGACTCGCAAATCAGAACGACTGCTGCTCGGTGCGCGCGATGATCTCCTCCTGCAGGCCGGGCGTCAGATCACAGAAGTAGTCACTGTAGCCGGCCACGCGTACGATGAGGTCACGGTACTTCTCCGGTTCGGCCTGAGCAGCGCGGAGCGTCGCAACGGTCACGACGTTGAACTGGATGTGATGGCCGCCCAGCGTGAAATAGGAGCGGATCAGGTGCATGAGCGCGTCGAGTCCCACATCCCCTTCCACCAACTGTGGCGAGAACTTCTGGTTGAGCAGGGTCCCACCGGTGCGCACGTGGTCCAAACGAGCGGCTGACTGGATCACGGCGGTCGGACCTTTCCTGTCGACCCCCTGAACAGGCGAGATGCCATCCGACAGTGGCTGCCAGCAGGCAGTCGACGCCAAGGTAAAGGAGAAGGGAGGGGGATTCCTCAAACGCATGGCGGTCGCCGTCACCAGCGGGTTCACGCTGCACGAGCGGTACCTCACGATGGACCCGGAAGCTGTGCTGACCGAGACGCCCGAGAACTGGTGGGTTGACGCCCCCGGCGTCTCGCAGGTCACGGTCACGCAGGGGCGCTGGGTCACGGACCACGACAACCATCGATGGCAGAACGACCACCAGCTTGTCATCGTGACACAGCAGGGGAAGTTCTCCTACACGTTCAAACCATTAATGAACGCGGCGGACGCGGCCAATCTCCTTGCTCAGGTGTTCGGCGCGACAGTGATGTTGCGCTAGCGTTTCGCCGGTCCCCGCCTAGGGTGAATGACAATGGTATGCGTCGGCCGCCCAAGCGTGTGACGGTACGTGAGCATATGGCGCACGTCGTCTTTGAGGAAGGTGCCATCCGTCATCCATACTCTGTACCCGAACGGGTACTGCGACGGCGGCACGAAGATCTCGGTGGGCTCTATGACGCCAGGGTCGTGACGGAAGGTGAAGCGCAGGACCCTGTGGCGCATGTCGAAGGAGAGCTGCAGGGGTTCACCGGCTGTTGCGACCGGGTACGGGCGAACGATGGCTCGGAGCGCCCGTCCCCCACGGTCCAGGACTCTTGTGTCACGGCCCTGATCCGCACTCCAGATGGACAGGTCTTCGCCATTCCAGCCGTCGCCTCTCTCGTTGGTGTTGCTTGCCGTGTAGTTCCAGATCGTGGCTGAGCAGAGGCTGTCTTCGACAGCACAAAGACTGCGGTCCATGAGCGCCTCCTGCTCCCGGTAGTCACCGGTCCGGAAGGCTCGTCCCCCGCGAAGGTCAAACGTGATGCCGATCTCGCCGACGACGGTGGGTCCGTGCAGGCGCTCGGTCCCGGACTGGCGGATGGCGGCCAGCTGCCAGGCGAAGCTGCGACGCACCGCCCTCGGTCCGAGGATGATCCGGTTGCGCACGGCGTCGTACCCGAGCCATGGACTCGACCGCTTCAACAGTAGTTGAACCACGTCATACCAGTGCGGCGCAGACACAAACCCCGAACATCCTTCTCCGACCAGCGGCGGCAGAGCCTGTGGCTCACCCTCGGTGAAGATGAGTGCTTCGGGGTCTACCGCCCGTACCGCATTCGCGTAGCGCCGTATGAAGGGGACCAGATAGTCGCGCTCGAAGTCGACTGCTCGACCGTCGACGCGCGAGAAGTAGTCTGGGATGAGCAGCTGCGGGAGGCCCTCGCTGTTCACCGTCCAGACCCCGTGGTCGCGCCAGATGCACGGTCTGTCTTCCTTCCACGCCCGGACGTGTCCTGTGTTGAGCCGTCGGTGTCCTTGCTGCCGTGCACCGCCCAGTCCCATGCCCCAGACGCCCACCTCCTGTTCCAGTCCGTCGCCCAGCGCAACCGACTGCAGAGGCGTTGGCTGGAGGTCGACCCTCAGCAGGCTGTCGTGCGCGATGAGGTCCTTCCAACCGATATACCCGTGCGACGGCTCATTGAATGTGTCGTAGCCAACGACGCACGGCTTCCCTTTCAAGCGCCGCACAACCTGGAGAACGGCGTCCACATAGTGCCGCTGGAGGTACTCCTGGACTGGTTCGCCCTCGACGAGAAGGTGCGGGGCGAAGTCGTTGCCCCCAAAAAACAGCGTGAACATCGTCGCGGACGCCAGCCGACTCGCATTGGTCGGCCAGATGACATGCGAGAACGGATCTCCGTGCGTCTGATGCACGATGGCGGCGCACGTTTCCGCAAACCTGGTCATGTCGAAGCCGACCGCCTCCAGCGTCCATCCCGGGGCCCCGTCACCCCCCGTGAACCTGCTCCAGACGTCCTGGTGCGGATCGACGAACACGGTGAAGCCCATGTCCCCTGCCAGCTGGACGACCTGCTCGACGTAGTCCAGGTACTCGGTATCGTAGAGCCCCGGCCCCGCGTGCTCGATCGCCTCCCACGTCACCAGGAACCGAAGCAGCGTCAGTCCCCAGGACTTGAGGCGCGACAGGTGCTCGACCGCCTCTGACAGAGGAAATGGCCGGCCCACAAACGAGACCATGCGGTGGTCGAAGAATCCCTGGGCAAGATGTGTCGCCCCGTCCGGGACGACTGGCACCTTCGTGTCGCCCCCCAGGTTGACGCCGCGCAGGAGGAGCGTGCGTCCCGCTTCGTCTCGGAACCAGCTCTCGTCAGCGCGCAGCGTCATGCCCTGTCAGCCTCTCGGGCGATGTGAAACCGTCCGCGAAATTCGTCGAGGATGGAGCGGAAGTCAGCCGGCAGCATGGCCACGCATGGCTCAGCCAGGTCGGCTGGAACACCATGGTAGAAGGCCTCGGCGATACTTCCGGCGATAGCTGCCTGCGTGTCGGTGTCACCCCTGAGATTCACGGCGTTCTGGAGGCTGCTGCGCACGTCGGTGGACGCAAGGAAGCAGATGACCGCTTCGGGGACCGAAAGCTCGGCGGCCTCAAACCATCCACCGGTGCAGTCAATGAGCGAGCGCTGCAGGTCATAGCCGAACGTGCGCTCCAGATAGTCCCGGATGCCGTCTTTCGATGCTCCTGTCCTGGCCAGGAAGATGGCAGTGGCAACGGCCTGTGCTCCCGCGATGCCGTCCGGGTGGTTGTGTGTGGGCTCGGCACTGTTACGCGCTTCGGCGAGGGTCTCCTCGAGCGTGTCGAACGCCCAGCCGACAGGGCTGACCCGGCCCGCCGCGCCGTTTCCGTAGCTGGTAGGCATCGTCCGTTCGGGGTCCTCGATCCACTTCACAAAGCGCGTACTGTACGAGCGGCCTGGATTGGCAAGGGTCCAGGTGCGCAGCGCCTCGCCATAAGGATGGTGATGCAAAAGGCAGTCCGCGACGGCCACGGTCAGGACCGTCTCGTCCGTGTAGGAGGATGATGGAGTCAGAAGCGGCAGGTCACCGTCCAAAACAGCATGGTACTCATACGCGGAGCCGACGATGTCGCCGACGATTGCCCCGAGCATGGTGGAAAGGAATCCCCTGTTCTGAAGACCGGCCTGGACTACATCGAGTCCAGGTACAGACGGCGCATCTGCTCGACGGACGCTACCTGACGCGGATTGGTCTTGCCCACGAGCTCCTCCATGGCTTCCTCCGCCAGAGCGGGGATATCGCTTTCCCTGACGCCCATGGCAGCAAGCCCCGACGGCATCTTGAGCCGGCGGTTCATGTCCTCGACGCCCGTGACGGCCTTCTCGGCGTTCTCCCGGTCAGTGCGCCACGGATGACCTGCGCCCATGGCTACGGCGATCTTCGCCATCCTCGTCCCCGCCAGCACGGCATTCCATCGCATGACTGCGGGGAGCAGGACGGCGTTGAGGACGCCGTGTGGCAGTCCGTACTTGCCGGTCAGGGGGTGCGACAGGGCGTGGACGTACCCGAGGCCGGAGTTGTTGAACGCAAGGCCGGCCAGAAAGGCTGCATTGCACATGCCATAGCGAGCGGCGACGTCTTCTCCATGCTCGAACGCCGCGGGCAGCCACTGGAATACCAGGACGATGGCTTCGTACGCCAGCGCGTCGGTGAGCGCCGTGGCGTTTGTCGCCACATACGCCTCGATGGCGTGCGACAGCGCATCCATCCCTGTGGCAGCAGTGAGCGCAGGCGGCATGGTGACCATGAGTTGAGGGTCGTTCACAGACACGTCGGCTGTCAACCTCCAGTCGACAATCGTCATCTTGTGGTGTGTCCTGCTGTCGGTGAGCACGGCAACCGACGTTACCTCGCTGCCTGTACCGGCAGTCGTGTTCACGGTAATGAACGGCGGCAGGGACCTGGACACCCTGTCGGCACCTTCGTACTGCTCGATCGTCCCGCCGTTGCTGATGATGAGGCCGATCCCCTTGGCACAGTCGATGGCGCTGCCGCCGCCAATGGCAACCAGAAGGTCACAGTGCTGGTCCTTGTACAGTTCGACGCCGTTCATGACCATCACGTCGGTCGGGTTTGGTCCTGCGCCGGCATAGACGATCGACTGGATGCCGCTCTTGGCCAGCACCTCGGCGACCATCTTCCCCTGCTCCTCGCCGTACGATCCCATGGATGCAACAATCAGCCCTCTGGTCCCGCCCAGGTTCTGTGCCCATGTGCCGACGTCGTTCAGCGCACCGCGATGGATGAGATTGACCCCTGGCATGTAGTACGTTCCGGGCATGTTGCCACCTCCAGATCACGTCAAGACAGACCCACAGGCCTGTGTGTCATGCGTGCAATTGCAGCACGATTGGATACTACTATACCGCAAACTGCGCTCTCCCTCAACGGGCCGTCGATCAGAAGGTGAAGAAGTCGACACCGAGGGCGCGTGCCCTCAGCGAGTCCCCGTCGTATTCATCGTGCGAACAGTACGTGCCGCGAATGGCAGGAGGTCGACGACCTCCGCCGCTTCATCCCCGGTAAGCCCGAACACGTCCATATGCGCCCCATAATCCTGCAGGACGAAAACCTGGTCGCCGTCACGTGTCAGAGCGATTTGCCACCACCAGAGAGATTCGTGACCGGAACCGTGGCCTCCGACGACAGCCCTGGTGACCGCAGGCGTGACGGCACCCCAGAACATCAGGGCTCCGTCTTCGTGTCTTCGCTCAATCGTCTCAGCGACCGGCATGAGCAGTTTGATGGCATCGGTGTCTTCCCGCAGGCAGACGACCTCGAAGGTCCCCGAGCGACGCAGGACAAACTCGGCAAGGGGAACCCAGAACGCCGTTGAGACCGCAGTCTCGACGCCGGGCAGCATGCCCCTCAGGTCAGGAATCCTGATGTGCAGCGTTGTGAGCTTGTTGCTCGTCATGTCACCGCAGGCCGCGTTCGTCCGGGAACTGAGGTAACGACTCCTCCAGCTCCGCGTGGACATCCCCTGCAACCGTCTCAACAATCATCGTTCTCCCTGTTCTCATGCGACATGATACCAGACATGACCAGTCTATCCCGGGCTGCAGGTAATCAAGGGGCTCCTCCGGCAGGGTCACGGACGAACCGGGCAAGGTCTTGCCAGAGTGCAATATCGAAGAAGCGTCGCGCCAGACCGGAGGTCGACGGCAGGACCCACAACACGGTCTGCCCAATGCACTCCCGTTGCCTGCCTGGCACAGCCCGCCACCCAAGGAACTGAGCTGCTACAGTCCTGCTGGTGAATGCCAGCACACGCGGCTGCCACCGCAGGACCTTTGACCTGAGCAGTCTGCGCGCCTCGTTCAGGTCGACATGGCCGTCAAAGATGTGTGCATCCTGTCCGTGATCGGTCTTGACCAGGTCAGTCAGTCCAATGCCCCAGTCGAGCAGTCGCGGGTATTCCTCAGCCGCAAGCCGGCGTGGCGTCAGTCCGACCTCTGCAAGCGTCTGCCAGAAGTGATTGCCAGGATTGGCATAGTAGGCCCTCCGCTCCCAGGAAACATCCCCCAATGCCGAACCGCAGAAGACGACACGCAGACCATCAGTCAGTACATCCGGAATCAGCTCTCCAGCGGGCCGGTCGTCAATCGCCGGTTCCAGCTCGCTGCCACTATGTCCATGTCGGTTTTTCATGTTCTCAGTATAGCAGTGTGAAGCCCGCGGCTTGCAAAAATCGCTCCAGACGGTACTCTCAGGAAAACTGCATCGAGGAGTTCCTATGAACGACAAACGCATCTACAGCATCGCAGGAGGCCAGTGTGGCCGCGAGACCCTGCTCGCCATCCTCCGCGAGCATCCGGAGATTCGCTTCGTCTCTCTCGTGGCGATCGACCTTGCCGGCAATGACACCGACGAGCGTATCCCCATCCAGACCTTTGTCGCCGACATCGACGCATTTCTGGCCGGAAAGGCTGTCCAGACCGACGGTTCGTCTGTCGTGCTGACTGGCATGACCTCACTGGACGATGCACAGGTCGACTTGGCGCCCGACCTGACGGCTACCTGGTTCGTCGACTACAACGAGGAACACGTGGACCACGAGACTGGTCTCCCGGTGGGGACCCTGCGCATCCCGTCCTTTCTGGTGCACCACGGTGAGCGCATCGACTCGCGCTCTCTGCTTGCAGCCACACTGGAGTATGCGCGGGCAGAACTCCTGAAGCTTCTGCGAAACCATGCCTCGTCCCCACTGCTTGCTCATCTCGAGCCGGCGCGGCTTGCGGACATCGAGTTCACCGTCGGGACAGAATTGGAATTCTGGATCAAGACTCCGACCGATACGGCAAACGTCGAGGAACTCTCGGCAGCGCAGATCCTGCAGGAGAACTACTGGCAGCGCACGCGAGGCGTTGCCCGGACTGCTCTCGAGCAGGCTGTGATGGCGCTTGAAGCATATGGTCTGCACCCCGAGATGGGCCACAAGGAAGTCGGCGGCGTCAAGGCTGCCATCGGAGCCGGCGGGGAACTGACCCACGTCATGGAGCAGATGGAAATCGACTGGCGGTACGCCTCAGCGCTCCAGGCCGCCGACAATGAACTCCTTGCGCGCATCCTGGTGAAGGAGACATTCCGCGCCAACGGCCTCAAGGTCAACTTCAAGGCCAAACCCATCCCGGGCGTCGCCGGTTCCGGCGAGCATACGCATCTGGGCATCGCGGGCGTCCTGCCCAGCGGAAGGCGCATCAACCTCTTTGCACCTGCCGACATGCATGCCGACTTCCTGAGCGTGATCGGATACGGAGCGCTGATGGGCCTCCTGCGCAACTACGAGGTCGTCGGTCCGTTCATCTCTGCGAGCAACGATGCCTTCAACAGGCTCAAACCCGGTTTCGAAGCACCCGTCTGCATCGTCGCCGCGCTTGGACGCGATCCTGCCAGCCCATCGCGCAACCGCACGGTCCTGGCGGGCCTGGTCCGAGACGTCGACAACCCCAGGGCAACGCGCTTCGAACTCCGGGCTCCCAACCCCTACACC is from Coprothermobacter sp. and encodes:
- a CDS encoding L-threonine dehydrogenase, whose protein sequence is MPGTYYMPGVNLIHRGALNDVGTWAQNLGGTRGLIVASMGSYGEEQGKMVAEVLAKSGIQSIVYAGAGPNPTDVMVMNGVELYKDQHCDLLVAIGGGSAIDCAKGIGLIISNGGTIEQYEGADRVSRSLPPFITVNTTAGTGSEVTSVAVLTDSRTHHKMTIVDWRLTADVSVNDPQLMVTMPPALTAATGMDALSHAIEAYVATNATALTDALAYEAIVLVFQWLPAAFEHGEDVAARYGMCNAAFLAGLAFNNSGLGYVHALSHPLTGKYGLPHGVLNAVLLPAVMRWNAVLAGTRMAKIAVAMGAGHPWRTDRENAEKAVTGVEDMNRRLKMPSGLAAMGVRESDIPALAEEAMEELVGKTNPRQVASVEQMRRLYLDSM
- a CDS encoding mismatch-specific DNA-glycosylase translates to MKNRHGHSGSELEPAIDDRPAGELIPDVLTDGLRVVFCGSALGDVSWERRAYYANPGNHFWQTLAEVGLTPRRLAAEEYPRLLDWGIGLTDLVKTDHGQDAHIFDGHVDLNEARRLLRSKVLRWQPRVLAFTSRTVAAQFLGWRAVPGRQRECIGQTVLWVLPSTSGLARRFFDIALWQDLARFVRDPAGGAP
- a CDS encoding glutamine synthetase; this encodes MNDKRIYSIAGGQCGRETLLAILREHPEIRFVSLVAIDLAGNDTDERIPIQTFVADIDAFLAGKAVQTDGSSVVLTGMTSLDDAQVDLAPDLTATWFVDYNEEHVDHETGLPVGTLRIPSFLVHHGERIDSRSLLAATLEYARAELLKLLRNHASSPLLAHLEPARLADIEFTVGTELEFWIKTPTDTANVEELSAAQILQENYWQRTRGVARTALEQAVMALEAYGLHPEMGHKEVGGVKAAIGAGGELTHVMEQMEIDWRYASALQAADNELLARILVKETFRANGLKVNFKAKPIPGVAGSGEHTHLGIAGVLPSGRRINLFAPADMHADFLSVIGYGALMGLLRNYEVVGPFISASNDAFNRLKPGFEAPVCIVAALGRDPASPSRNRTVLAGLVRDVDNPRATRFELRAPNPYTNTYLAVAASILAMLDGIKWTVESSTPPEALLAEISKKAGEPAAYLEQDRAYRAEENVFENYTQEERDHLFGVPPATVWENMQNLVTFPDRVRVLTAGNALTPRVINAFRSAATARWKHELLVRIIPEDLDTIRACRPLDLVSDRAQDLWKRIDALRHELADDTLGNPALCTRLMSALSGNSLQEASELQLILADRMDHLRQLEDEYHKLVF